The proteins below come from a single Torulaspora delbrueckii CBS 1146 chromosome 5, complete genome genomic window:
- the TEN1 gene encoding Ten1p (similar to Saccharomyces cerevisiae TEN1 (YLR010C); ancestral locus Anc_5.234), with product MSPQGKRYDSYLSHSSIQTWETQSMSRLFIHAGHLARLIANDPQVTAATVRYRLIGQLLEIITVEESLRKQGYVCELQVKDLPEFGRRELQETVRAVVGESIYISQMATGCRGHQPLRGAAVSLCLGVSLLNDATSVFEVLDIQVLTTKEIERLHSFVQSTMGAQFVQ from the coding sequence ATGAGTCCTCAAGGGAAACGATACGACTCGTACCTGAGTCACTCCTCCATCCAAACGTGGGAAACCCAATCAATGAGCAGACTGTTCATCCATGCCGGCCATCTAGCCAGGTTAATCGCGAACGACCCTCAAGTTACTGCTGCGACTGTGCGCTACAGACTAATTGGTCAACTGTTAGAGATCATAACTGTTGAGGAAAGCCTAAGAAAACAAGGGTACGTATGTGAACTGCAAGTGAAAGATCTACCCGAATTTGGAAGACGCGAACTGCAAGAAACTGTCAGAGCAGTCGTTGGAGAGAGCATTTACATATCTCAGATGGCAACCGGTTGTCGTGGCCACCAACCTCTACGAGGAGCAGCTGTGAGCCTCTGTCTTGGTGTAAGTTTACTGAACGATGCTACGAGTGTGTTTGAAGTATTAGACATTCAAGTACTGACTAcgaaagagattgaaaggCTACATTCCTTTGTTCAATCTACTATGGGAGctcaatttgttcaatga
- the SSK1 gene encoding mitogen-activated protein kinase kinase kinase SSK1 (similar to Saccharomyces cerevisiae SSK1 (YLR006C); ancestral locus Anc_5.230) produces MRPRSTQDANGAVPLNSALVWKVWLRIDDCTDEINQPFTLPFNEIDNFDDLKTRLFEKLNNSRWAALNDNASIAIGFRAAKDDNENERDELPPLVKPSPSPVFGSGNCLGRNNKPLIPAPLAVDTSRSVLPHRSCSSVTTSPQRSASNSPRLQQGPKMTSIRHGSASPYGNLNAGSRKYSPVPLVSAAAPEAEKSHLPGTLNKGYQFPSEESLDHPERPRVLFEPDELVINIYRKLFGHMGSQRASSSLLIICNEEERILEPLSPPPPPIALDTLTATTYIPTNEEIAQQLLESQNFEPKDSDDFHLTTPPATDLGLGLDGEEGTVLLQHRISSEAEGEEEKEREFKLITNEEQLRKESQSLQDAEHSVDSPKPAILLLPKNYTGDVDFNEDNDLKPPSEPASPGTITYNDPFKDAYQSELPIPASSYAPLDEKEVGLIHPMLESERRKNTGSCPASPDLPNRPETVVPTLPSRLPSTTSLQKGQLPWGLITANHEIFPKITVLIVEDNVINQAILRSFLKKHKISYKVAKNGQEAVDRWKEGGIDLIFMDLQLPVFSGMDAAKKIRDLEKLNASSETLPDSKEGDKKRSKAPVIIVAFTASNTRADKREALLSGCNDYLTKPVNLHWLSKKINEWGCMQALIDFDSWKQGQSRMTDSVLMKASPKLLPKASESSILSNSSRVDNRSNSSVSQVKMADSKTVSKNHSRHSTERDRSSPGNLSKRNLSDAK; encoded by the coding sequence ATGAGGCCAAGGTCAACTCAGGATGCTAATGGTGCCGTACCCTTGAACTCTGCATTGGTATGGAAAGTGTGGCTACGAATCGACGATTGCACGGATGAGATTAATCAACCGTTTACTTTACCGTTTAATGAAATAGAtaattttgatgatttgaagaccAGGCTTTTCgagaagttgaacaattcgAGATGGGCTGCTTTGAATGATAATGCATCCATTGCGATTGGATTCCGAGCTGCAAaggatgataatgaaaacGAAAGAGATGAATTACCACCGCTCGTTAAACCTTCTCCAAGTCCCGTGTTTGGTTCAGGTAACTGTTTGGGACGGAATAATAAGCCACTAATTCCAGCGCCCTTGGCTGTGGATACCTCCAGGTCGGTATTGCCTCACAGAAGTTGCTCTAGTGTCACTACTAGTCCTCAAAGATCTGCTTCTAATAGTCCGAGGTTACAGCAGGGTCCAAAGATGACTTCGATTCGTCATGGATCTGCATCTCCTTACGGTAATCTGAATGCAGGAAGCCGCAAGTATAGCCCTGTGCCTTTAGTCTCAGCTGCGGCGCCTGAGGCAGAAAAATCTCACTTACCAGGGACTCTCAATAAAGGCTATCAATTCCCATCTGAAGAAAGTTTGGATCATCCGGAAAGGCCAAGAGTACTATTTGAGCCAGACGAGCTTGTGATAAACATTTACAGAAAACTATTTGGTCATATGGGTTCGCAAAGAGCTTCCAGTTCCTTACTTATTATCTGTAACGAGGAAGAACGTATTCTAGAGCCGCTTTCACCTCCACCGCCTCCAATTGCGTTGGACACGCTTACTGCGACAACGTACATACCAACTAATGAAGAAATCGCCCAACAACTGCTGGAAtctcaaaattttgaaccaaAAGATTCTGACGATTTTCATCTGACGACACCTCCAGCTACTGATCTCGGTTTGGGTCTTGACGGAGAGGAAGGTACCGTTTTATTACAGCACAGAATTTCATCCGAGGCAGAAGGAGAAGAGGAGAAGGAGCGTGAATTCAAATTGATAACTaatgaagaacaattaAGGAAGGAATCCCAAAGCCTTCAGGACGCTGAACATAGTGTTGATTCTCCAAAACCGGCTATATTGTTACTTCCAAAGAATTATACTGGCGAtgttgatttcaatgaGGACAATGATCTAAAACCACCATCTGAACCTGCTTCACCAGGCACAATTACTTATAATGATCCTTTCAAGGATGCTTATCAAAGCGAACTTCCTATTCCAGCATCTTCGTACGCTCCACTTGACGAAAAAGAAGTTGGACTGATACATCCCATGCTAGAAAGCGAAAGAAGGAAAAATACTGGCTCTTGTCCAGCTTCTCCCGATTTGCCAAACAGGCCCGAAACAGTTGTTCCAACGCTACCTTCTCGGTTACCATCAACTAcctctttgcaaaaaggCCAGCTACCCTGGGGTTTAATAACGGCTAATCATGAGATATTTCCCAAGATCACAGTTCTTATCGTTGAGGATAACGTCATCAACCAGGCCATCCTGCGGTCATTCCTGAAGAAACATAAGATTTCATACAAGGTAGCTAAAAATGGACAAGAAGCTGTGGATAGGTGGAAAGAAGGTGGTATTGATTTAATTTTTATGGATCTGCAGCTACCGGTGTTTTCTGGTATGGATGCAGCCAAGAAAATAAGAGATTTGGAGAAGCTGAATGCCTCCTCCGAAACTTTACCAGACTCCAAAGAAGGGGATAAAAAACGCAGCAAGGCCCCCGTTATCATTGTTGCCTTTACGGCATCCAACACAAGAGCCGATAAAAGAGAGGCGTTGCTGTCAGGTTGTAACGATTATCTGACGAAACCGGTCAATCTACATTGGCTGAGTAAGAAAATCAATGAATGGGGATGCATGCAAGCTCttattgattttgatagtTGGAAGCAAGGGCAAAGCAGAATGACCGATAGTGTCTTAATGAAGGCTTCTCcaaaacttcttccaaaggCATCTGAATCTAGTATCctatcaaattcatcacGAGTTGACAATCGCAGCAATAGTAGCGTATCTCAAGTTAAAATGGCTGACAGCAAAACGGTATCAAAAAATCACAGCAGGCATTCCACTGAGCGAGATAGAAGTTCGCCAGGCAacttatcaaagagaaatcTTTCTGATGCAAAGTAA
- the NSE1 gene encoding Smc5-Smc6 complex subunit NSE1 (similar to Saccharomyces cerevisiae NSE1 (YLR007W); ancestral locus Anc_5.231) yields MTNGLAENLTNDGLARIVLQYILRSRGIVGENILLLALMRLQGDTETNDVQELYSRLSKVIKTINLKLHPLNYKVVRVSHGLGKNIVANKSEAFSAAQASSTTVTLPKSNRFFVYVDTGSVDETKLATRFSQKEIEFIKWALQEISNHGTVLKKLTPPETCTVMQEVNRIRRATLDDPIDWDRFVSFTVGSSALSRFKELNALEIEQLIIKLCEYKWFFRNGKGEIGVDLRCIAELEENLITSYGLLQCENCDRLATQGVMCSHDGTASSIWHVDCYQHHISHVSQDCKICGKSLVTSGVYVI; encoded by the coding sequence ATGACCAATGGATTGGCTGAAAACTTGACCAACGATGGCTTAGCAAGAATAGTTTTGCAGTATATCCTGCGTTCACGCGGTATTGTAGGTGAGAATATTCTTTTACTTGCCTTGATGAGGCTACAAGGTGACACAGAGACAAACGATGTCCAGGAATTGTACAGTAGGTTGTCTAAAGTCATCAAGACGATCAATTTAAAATTACATCCTTTGAACTATAAAGTGGTACGAGTTAGCCACGGGTTGGGGAAAAACATCGTTGCGAACAAGTCAGAAGCCTTCAGCGCAGCTCAAGCGAGCTCTACAACGGTTACACTCCCAAAGAGCAACAGGTTTTTTGTTTATGTGGATACGGGATCCGTCGATGAGACTAAACTTGCCACGAGGTTCAGccagaaagagattgaattcatcaaatggGCATTGCAAGAGATCTCTAACCATGGAACTGTGCTTAAAAAGCTTACACCTCCAGAAACATGTACAGTAATGCAAGAAGTAAACCGCATACGACGAGCTACGCTGGACGATCCGATAGATTGGGATCGTTTCGTTAGCTTCACGGTGGGATCAAGCGCGCTTTCACGGTTCAAAGAACTCAATGCATTGGAAATTGAGCAACTGATCATAAAATTGTGTGAGTACAAATGGTTCTTTCGAAACGGCAAAGGTGAAATAGGCGTGGATTTGCGATGTATAGCAGAGCTCGAAGAAAACTTAATCACAAGCTATGGTTTACTTCAATGTGAAAATTGTGACCGACTGGCAACACAAGGAGTGATGTGCTCACACGACGGTACCGCTAGTTCAATCTGGCACGTTGACTGCTATCAGCATCATATTTCCCATGTGAGTCAAGATTGCAAGATATGCGGCAAATCGTTAGTCACAAGCGGCGTTTACGTTATATAA
- the TDEL0E03920 gene encoding NMT1/THI5 family protein, which translates to MSTDKITFLLNWQPAPYHIPIYLAQQKGFFKEQGLDMAILEPTNPSDVTELIGSGKVDMGLKAMIHTLAAKARGYPVTSVASLLDEPFTGLLYLKGSGITEDFQSLKGKRIGYVGEFGKIQVDELTKHYGMKPEDYTAIRCGMNVAKHIIEGKIDAGIGIECMQQVQLEEYLKQQGRPTTDAQMLRIDKLACLGCCCFCTILYICNDEFLAKNPEKVKKFLKAIKKATDYVLAEPEKAWNEYVDFKPELKNDLSFKQFQRCYAYFSESLYNVHRDWRKVTGYGKRLDILPADYVSNYTNEYLSWPEPEEVSDPLEAQRLMAIHQEACRDCGGFKRLALPA; encoded by the coding sequence ATGTCTACCGATAAGATCACTTTCCTATTGAACTGGCAACCAGCTCCATACCATATCCCAATCTACTTGGCTCAACAAAAGGGCTTCTTCAAGGAACAAGGTTTGGATATGGCCATCCTTGAGCCAACTAACCCTTCCGATGTGACCGAATTGATCGGTTCCGGTAAGGTCGATATGGGTTTGAAAGCTATGATCCATACTTTGGCTGCCAAGGCCCGTGGTTACCCAGTGACCTCTGTGGCTTCCTTATTGGATGAACCCTTCACCGGTTTGCTGTACTTGAAAGGTAGTGGTATCACTGAGGATttccaatctttgaagGGCAAGAGAATTGGTTACGTCGGTGAATTCGGTAAAATTCAAGTCGATGAATTAACTAAGCACTATGGTATGAAGCCAGAGGACTACACTGCCATCAGATGTGGTATGAACGTTGCCAAGCACATCATCGAAGGTAAGATTGATGCTGGTATTGGTATTGAGTGTATGcaacaagttcaattggAGGAATACTTGAAGCAACAAGGTAGACCAACTACCGATGCTCAAATGTTGAGAATCGACAAGTTGGCTTGTTTGggttgttgttgtttctGTACTATTCTGTACATTTGCAACGACGAATTCCTGGCCAAGAACCCAGAAAAGGTCAAgaagttcttgaaagctATCAAGAAGGCTACCGACTATGTCTTGGCTGAACCAGAAAAGGCTTGGAATGAGTACGTTGATTTCAAGCCGGAATTGAAGAACGACTTGTCCTTCAAGCAATTCCAAAGATGTTACGCCTACTTCTCTGAGTCTCTTTACAACGTTCACCGTGACTGGAGAAAGGTTACTGGCTATGGTAAGAGATTGGATATTTTGCCAGCCGACTACGTCTCCAACTACACTAACGAATACCTATCCTGGCCCGAACCAGAGGAAGTTTCCGACCCATTGGAAGCTCAAAGATTGATGGCTATCCACCAAGAGGCTTGCAGAGACTGCGGTGGtttcaagagattggcTTTGCCAGCTTGA
- the PAM18 gene encoding Pam18p (similar to Saccharomyces cerevisiae PAM18 (YLR008C); ancestral locus Anc_5.232), with the protein MSSDRANNNTLEIPQLPIPGENNSTLANSEARVPYDTSRQQVAGPGKTGMDLYFDQALDYMGQHPLLTGFGAFFTLYAVAGAYKSISTKLNGGKASQAFLKGGFDPKMNAKEAFQILNLNEANLNKKKLKEVHRKIMLANHPDKGGSPYVATKINEAKDFLEKKVLRK; encoded by the coding sequence ATGAGCAGTGACCGCGCTAATAACAACACGTTAGAGATACCACAACTCCCCATTCCCGGTGAGAACAATTCTACGCTGGCGAACAGCGAGGCAAGAGTTCCCTATGATACGTCCAGACAGCAGGTAGCAGGCCCTGGAAAGACTGGGATGGACTTGTATTTTGATCAGGCTTTGGACTATATGGGTCAGCACCCTTTATTGACTGGATTTGGTGCTTTTTTCACACTTTACGCAGTGGCTGGAGCTTACAAGTCGATATCTACAAAACTCAATGGTGGTAAGGCCTCTCAGGCTTTCCTGAAAGGTGGCTTTGACCCCAAGATGAACGCTAAGGAAGCTTTTCAGATACTCAATTTGAATGAGgccaatttgaacaagaagaaactgaaagAAGTGCACAGGAAGATCATGTTGGCGAACCATCCAGATAAAGGTGGTTCTCCCTACGTAGCAACTAAGATCAATGAGGCTAAggatttcttggagaaaaagGTGTTGAGGAAATGA
- the TDEL0E03940 gene encoding uncharacterized protein, producing the protein MVRLVFFRRLHTFKPFDVVILRSLAKPNEKFHLSQPLEPGLTVKTGNGPIPHEDIIGRPFRSLISSNTSSGPSQHKYIVVKPSLEEYVVNRRREAQPIYSLDASLIVELSGICVDYPLLKQGQSTSSRALSKWKQLDPKDPYESFLHTKQLSRNQNLPKDVITVEPPQQFLECGTGHGSLTLNILKEIHSGNAFYDGENDSTRGAILHSLDKNEKHMKIGLRNVKHYNHGMYWPDVEFHLVDGAPQDWLQTDVANYYRHEVGRAKDNGPFLNGVFLDMPSPELQLHLLSEALLVDSPIVVFVPSIMQIWDCLSMVKKKGIRLTLVKVYELMAGSGGGGLREWDLRKVSVRETGQDGIVVRPKVGVRTVGGGFIGVFRKLPEDSIVKTWD; encoded by the coding sequence ATGGTGCGATTGGTATTCTTCCGAAGGTTGCATACTTTTAAACCCTTTGACGTGGTAATTCTCAGATCGCTGGCGAAACCCAATGAGAAATTTCATCTGTCGCAGCCGTTAGAGCCGGGATTGACCGTTAAGACTGGAAATGGACCCATACCGCACGAGGATATCATTGGAAGACCTTTTAGGTCATTGATTAGTTCTAATACGAGTTCTGGACCTTCGCAGCACAAGTACATTGTGGTAAAACCATCTTTAGAAGAGTACGTGGTAAATCGAAGGCGAGAAGCGCAACCGATCTATTCTTTGGATGCAAGTTTAATAGTAGAATTGAGCGGTATTTGTGTAGATTATCCGCTGTTGAAACAGGGACAGAGTACTAGCTCACGGGCTTTGTCCAAATGGAAGCAATTAGACCCGAAAGATCCATATGAAAGTTTCTTACATACCAAGCAATTGAGTCGAAACCAGAATCTTCCCAAAGATGTCATTACTGTAGAGCCACCACAACAATTCTTAGAGTGTGGAACAGGTCATGGTTCACTGACATTGAAcatcttgaaagagattCATAGTGGTAATGCATTTTACGATGGTGAGAATGACTCGACTAGAGGTGCAATCTTGCATTCGTTGGATAAGAACGAAAAACACATGAAGATCGGTCTTAGAAACGTGAAACATTATAATCATGGGATGTACTGGCCCGATGTTGAGTTCCACTTGGTGGATGGGGCTCCTCAGGATTGGCTACAAACCGATGTAGCTAATTACTACCGCCACGAGGTAGGCCGTGCAAAGGACAATGGGCCTTTTCTCAATGGTGTATTCTTGGATATGCCGTCGCCTGAGTTGCAGCTGCATCTGCTCTCCGAAGCCCTTCTTGTCGATTCTCCAATAGTGGTGTTTGTTCCCAGTATAATGCAGATTTGGGATTGCTTATCgatggtcaagaagaaaggtATTCGTTTGACGCTAGTGAAAGTCTACGAATTAATGGCCGGGTCCGGCGGAGGTGGTTTGAGAGAATGGGATCTCCGCAAAGTTTCTGTAAGGGAAACTGGGCAAGATGGTATCGTTGTAAGGCCCAAAGTCGGTGTTAGAACAGTCGGTGGAGGGTTCATCGGTGTCTTTAGAAAACTACCGGAGGATTCCATTGTTAAGACGTGGGATTAG
- the RLP24 gene encoding ATPase-activating ribosome biosynthesis protein (similar to Saccharomyces cerevisiae RLP24 (YLR009W); ancestral locus Anc_5.233), producing the protein MRVYQCHFCSSPVYPGHGMMFVRNDAKEFRFCRSKCHKAFKQRRNPRKLKWTKAFRKAAGKELAVDSTLTFAQRRNVPVRYNRELVETTLKAMDRIEEIRQKRERAFYKNRMKGNEERDFLRDKALVEANPELLRIMEVEMAEKLARKQAAEEEVSEEEEEEDEEMEVDSEEEEEEEEKKQKVLLKNKKRTSKKIAF; encoded by the coding sequence ATGAGAGTGTATCAGTGTCATTTCTGCTCTTCCCCGGTTTATCCCGGCCATGGTATGATGTTTGTGCGTAACGATGCCAAAGAGTTTAGATTCTGTCGGTCCAAGTGTCATAAAGCTTTTAAGCAACGTCGTAACCCTCGTAAATTGAAGTGGACCAAGGCTTTCAGAAAGGCTGCCGGTAAGGAACTTGCAGTGGATTCGACTTTGACCTTCGCacagagaagaaatgtCCCTGTTAGATACAATAGAGAATTGGTTGAAACGACTTTGAAGGCTATGGAcagaattgaagagattaGACAGAAACGTGAGAGAGCATTCTACAAGAACAGAATGAAGGGTAATGAGGAGAGagatttcttgagagatAAGGCTCTTGTGGAAGCTAACCCTGAGCTATTGAGAATAATGGAGGTTGAAATGGCCGAGAAGTTGGCTAGGAAGCAAGCtgcagaggaagaggtatcagaggaagaagaggaagaagatgaagaaatggaagtCGATAGcgaggaggaagaggaagaggaagagaagaagcaaaaggtcttgttgaagaacaagaagagaaccTCGAAAAAAATTGCATTTTAG
- the PPR1 gene encoding Ppr1p (similar to Saccharomyces cerevisiae PPR1 (YLR014C); ancestral locus Anc_5.235): protein MKRSISSEDGSSKKRPSSAVAGITKSISACKRCRLKKIKCDQEFPSCLKCARVKVPCVSLDPATGRDVPRSYVMFLEDRLKAIMDKLRECGIDPSEVQGNLPATSSDNPSAIQLFEESQRKEHEVPHDNKYAAYLINQGTSMQRGISSSSLTKDSQENATKTTPETFFPEDSRNSEQSESNKNFAATGSLKNNASNSYLGDSSGIPFAKLVFTAVNFKPDSVNESSDDEIKVREERYEDYAKSESSTDFDPLWLPPRNVAESLITRYFVDSNTQLPVLHREFFLKKYFEPIYGPWNTTISIVSDHTRINTAFKLPSNASGGETEDSHEPWFDVWLKKVEEGEKNIQLPRWVRLPYFFLNMIFAIGHAVEVLRSDINHVVLFKRRAVQFSEELYASDDRMEALAGTVLTAIYSLMRPNVPGVWYTMGSALRLTVDLGLHAEKINKNYDPFTRELRRRLFWCVYSLDRQICAYFGRPFGIPEESISARYPSLLDDALITTFNDDIEDYSKVQTSMATSKVIALAFFKVRRIQANVLQVLYAEHGDIPRRCPDLETWRSSVHSLLEKWLEKDVPKTYRKMNCKFNMEFFHLNYYQTKCMLYGLSPKNLSLSPKAFAIVYENTKGTISTYDKMCSRQKINFTWVTVHNLFMAGMTYLYVVYYSDRGINEGQQYVEGYTASILRVLKELIGTCEAAKNCFVIYKVLSAVVIRLKFDMPQPVLMSKASFGHGITSNGMTASETNLSPIERVGNNPGDMPKMSFAKQEPTESFGVPLDQFFAELENTASASENESSNGHLSSVNSPLFTDGQRNHTKPVRMFAPAKDGQRIIDMISQVTTESIWDEFFGKAGASDTPSASDNVNENDLT from the coding sequence atgaagagatcTATCTCCAGTGAGGATGGCAGCTCCAAAAAGAGGCCTTCCTCGGCTGTAGCTGGTATAACGAAATCGATTTCTGCTTGCAAGAGATGTCGCttaaagaagatcaagTGTGATCAGGAGTTCCCAAGCTGTTTGAAATGTGCTAGAGTCAAAGTTCCCTGTGTTTCGCTCGATCCTGCTACTGGGAGAGACGTTCCGCGGTCATATGTGATGTTCCTAGAGGATAGGTTGAAAGCTATAATGGATAAACTAAGGGAGTGTGGGATTGATCCATCAGAAGTCCAAGGGAACTTACCAGCAACAAGTAGTGATAACCCTTCTGCTATACAGCTCTTTGAGGAATCCCAGCGTAAAGAACACGAAGTTCCGCATGACAACAAGTATGCTGCatatttgatcaatcaGGGAACGTCCATGCAGAGAGGTATAAGTTCATCCAGTTTAACGAAAGATTCTCAGGAAAATGCAACGAAAACTACTCCTGAGACTTTTTTCCCAGAAGACTCAAGGAATAGCGAACAAAGTGAATCGAATAAGAATTTTGCTGCAACAGGGTCACTCAAGAACAATGCCTCAAATTCTTATCTTGGAGATTCATCAGGTATCCCATTTGCTAAATTGGTCTTTACTGCCGTAAATTTCAAGCCTGATTCAGTGAATGAGAGTTCCGATGATGAGATTAAAGtgagagaagagagatACGAAGATTATGCGAAGTCCGAGAGCTCGACAGATTTCGATCCGTTATGGTTACCACCGCGAAATGTCGCAGAGAGCCTCATTACTAGGTATTTTGTCGATAGTAATACCCAATTACCAGTGCTGCATCGAGAGttctttttgaagaaatactTCGAACCGATTTATGGGCCCTGGAATACTACCATTTCTATTGTATCGGATCACACAAGGATCAATACGGCATTTAAGCTACCATCTAACGCCTCTGGAGGGGAAACTGAAGATTCGCATGAGCCTTGGTTTGACGTATGGCTTaagaaggttgaagaaggcGAAAAAAATATTCAGCTACCTCGCTGGGTCCGTTTGCCTTacttctttctcaacaTGATCTTCGCTATAGGTCATGCAGTCGAGGTGTTACGATCTGATATAAACCACGTCGTTTTATTCAAGAGAAGGGCCGTGCAATTCTCTGAAGAACTTTATGCATCAGATGATAGGATGGAGGCTCTAGCGGGTACCGTCTTGACTGCGATTTATTCCTTGATGAGGCCGAATGTCCCTGGTGTCTGGTATACTATGGGTTCGGCGCTGAGGTTGACTGTTGATTTGGGACTTCAcgctgaaaagattaacAAGAATTATGATCCTTTCACAAGGGAATTACGAAGAAGACTTTTCTGGTGTGTCTATTCGCTAGATCGGCAAATTTGTGCATATTTTGGCCGCCCATTTGGGATCCCAGAGGAAAGTATCAGTGCGAGGTATCCAAGTTTACTTGACGATGCTCTAATAACAACATTCAATGATGATATAGAGGACTACtcaaaagttcaaactTCAATGGCAACTTCAAAAGTCATAGCTTTGGCATTCTTTAAAGTACGAAGAATTCAAGCTAACGTGCTCCAAGTTTTATACGCTGAACACGGTGACATTCCAAGAAGGTGCCCTGATCTGGAAACTTGGCGAAGTTCAGTGCATAGTTTACTAGAAAAATGGCTCGAGAAGGATGTCCCTAAGACTTACAGAAAGATGAACTGTAAGTTCAACATGGAGTTCTTTCATCTGAATTATTATCAAACAAAATGTATGTTGTATGGATTATCACCGAAGAACCTGTCGTTAAGCCCCAAAGCTTTCGCAATCGTTTATGAGAATACAAAGGGAACCATAAGTACTTATGACAAGATGTGCAGCAGACAGAAAATTAACTTCACATGGGTTACGGTACACAATTTGTTTATGGCTGGTATGACTTACCTCTACGTTGTTTATTACTCGGATAGAGGAATTAACGAAGGACAACAATATGTTGAAGGATACACAGCCAGCATATTACGTGTCTTAAAGGAACTTATAGGCACTTGTGAGGCAGCTAAAAATTGTTTCGTCATTTATAAGGTCTTATCAGCGGTTGTAATCAGGCTAAAATTTGATATGCCGCAACCTGTTCTCATGTCAAAGGCTTCATTTGGGCATGGAATCACGTCAAATGGTATGACAGCGTCAGAGACAAATCTTTCCCCGATTGAAAGAGTAGGGAATAACCCTGGTGATATGCCTAAAATGTCCTTCGCGAAACAAGAGCCTACTGAGTCTTTTGGAGTGCCTCTAGATCAGTTTTTCGCTGAGCTTGAGAACACGGCTTCAGCATCAGAAAATGAATCGAGCAACGGCCATCTTTCGAGTGTGAACTCGCCACTGTTTACTGATGGCCAGAGAAACCACACCAAGCCTGTGAGAATGTTTGCTCCAGCGAAGGACGGACAGCGTATTATTGATATGATTTCGCAGGTTACTACCGAGTCGATATGGGATGAGTTTTTCGGTAAAGCTGGAGCTTCAGATACCCCAAGTGCATCAGATAATGTTAATGAAAATGATCTAACGTGA